A stretch of Misgurnus anguillicaudatus unplaced genomic scaffold, ASM2758022v2 HiC_scaffold_33, whole genome shotgun sequence DNA encodes these proteins:
- the LOC141363142 gene encoding protein NLRC3-like: protein MSPHFSHDSDLTEVLNTFRSNLRKKFECLYEVTSNKRNPTLLNEIYTELYITESESGEISNEHEVRQIETQSRRTTTEETPIKCNDIFKPLPEQDKHIRSVLTKGVAGIGKTVSVQKFILDWAEEKENQDVHLIFPLPFREINLMKNKTLSLLDLLHLFFPQTKEMEIFSDEYKVLFIFDGLDECHLSLDFHSSVRLCDVSESTSVDVMLTNLIKGNLFPSALIWITSRPAAADLIPSECVDRVTEVRGFTDPQKEEYFRKRISDESLSDQIISHLKSSRSLYIMCHIPVFCWISVTVLERMLSEAERREIPKTLTEMYTHFLIIQTNIKHQKDYEKKDKNMIFKLGKLAFEQLVKGNLIFYDEDLRECDIDVAEASVYSGLCTQIFREEFGLYQGKVYCFVHLSIQEHLAALYAHISFTNNNTNVFKSVWFSITLKQDSLYELNHRAVDESLKSKNGHLDLFLRFLLGLSLESNQILLQDLLTQMRRCSYKKKKTVKYIKQKINENLSPEKSINLIHCLNELGDDSLVKEIQHYVTYSSVGLTKLSSLQWAALVFVLLMSEQHLDELDLNKFIGDKNKSDEVLVRLQLVIKETKKLK from the exons ATGAGTCCTCATTTCAG TCATGACTCTGATCTTACTGAAGTCCTGAACACATTCAGATCAAATCTGAGGAAGAAGTTTGAGTGTTTGTATGAGGTAACATCAAATAAGAGAAACCCAACACTACTGAATGAGATCTACACAGAGCTCTACATCACAGAGAGTGAAAGTGGAGAGATCAGTAATGAACATGAGgtgagacagattgagacacaatccagaagaacaacaacagaggagacaccaatcaaatgtaatgacatctttaaacctttacctgaacaagacaaacacatcagaagtgtgctgacaaaaggagtcgctggcattggaaaaacagtctctgtacagaagttcattctggactgggctgaagagaaagagaatcaggacgtccacctcatatttccacttcctttcagagagatcaatttgatgaagaacaaaacactcagtcttttagatcttcttcatcttttcttcccacaaacaaaagaaatggaaatcttcagtgatgaatataaagtgttgttcatctttgatggtttggatgagtgtcatctgtctctggattttcacagcagtgtgaggttgtgtgatgtaagtgaatcaacctcagtggacgtgatgctgacaaacctcatcaaggggaatctgtttccatctgctctcatctggatcacctccagaccagcagcagctgatctcatcccctctgagtgtgttgatcgagtcacagaggtacgaggcttcactgatccacagaaggaggaatacttcaggaagagaatcagtgatgagagtctgtctgatcaaatcatctcacacctgaagtcatccaggagtctctacatcatgtgtcacatcccagtcttctgctggatttcagtcactgttctagagagaatgttgagtgaagcagagagaagagagatccccaagactctcactgaaatgtacacacacttcctgatcattcagacaaacattaaacatcagaaggactatgagaagaaagataaaaacatgatcttcaaactgggtaaactggcttttgagcagcttgtgaaaggcaatctgatcttctatgatgaagacctgagagagtgtgacattgatgtagcagaagcatcagtgtactcaggattgtgtactcagatcttcagagaggagtttggtttgtatcaggggaaagtttactgctttgttcatctcagcatccaggaacatctagcagctctttatgctcacatctccttcacaaacaacaacacaaatgTGTTTAAATCAGTTTGGTTTTCTATAACTTTAAAACAGGATTCATTATATGAGTTAAATCATCGAGCTGTAGATGAATCTTTAAAGAGTAAGAATggacatctggatcttttcCTGCGTTTTCTTCTGGGTCTTTCACTGGAGTCCAATCAGATTCTCTTACAGGATCTACTGACACAGATGAGAAGATGCTCCtacaagaaaaagaaaactgttaagtacattaaacagaagATAAATGAGAATCTGTCTCCAGAGAAATCCATCAATCTGATTCACTGTCTGAATGAACTGGGTGATGATTCACTGGTGAAGGAGATTCAACATTATGTGACATATTCATCAGTAGGATTGACCAAACTCTCCTCTTTACAGTGGGCagctttagtttttgtgttgttgatgtcTGAGCAGCATTTGGATGAACTTGatctaaataaatttattggagataaaaataaatcagatgAAGTTCTTGTGAGACTGCAGCTTGTgattaaagaaacaaaaaaactcaagtaa